The window ATCAAAACCCTTTATCTGCAAGCTGGTACTACTGATGATATAGCGCTCATTGTTTTCCCAGACGGAAGTTGGAGTTTTGTCTAATGAATAATTTAAAACAAATGACTACCGCGCAACTCAAACAGTATCTTTCTGAGAATAGAAATAATAACTCTCGATTTAGCGAAGCTTTAAGCGAGTTAATGAGTCGGAATTCTAACCCGACAGTTTACCCACCAGATTTACCTTTGGAAGAAATTGAGCGAGTCATGCAAGATAAAATCAAGGAAGTTCGTCAAGCTAATCAAAGTGAATAGACATTACGGGTAATGTCTATAGAGAATATTTATAGCTATTAAGTCCCATTATGACTACATATTACGAAGTCCTGAATCAAGTTCAAAACCTGACTCCTGATGAACAATTGCGGTTACTAGAAGAACTAGCAAGTATCGCACGTCATCGTCTTGCATCCAACGTTAATCAAACACCACCAGTTAGTCAAAAATGGCAAGGATTTTTACTAAAGTGCGTCGATGGGCTTGATTTTCAGCGATCGCTCAGACGAGAATGGGATTAGTAATCAATATCTACTCTAGTAATCGTTTCTCAAAGTATATCCTTGAATTTTAATACAAGGTCTTAATTCAATTTCTATCCTCGTCTTTATCGCGTTAATTTGAGGTGCGACAGTAAAAGCAAATTTACCCCTTTCGCGATCGATAATTTCTAGACTTTCTACCAATTCATAGGTAAATGTTAATAAGGAGTTTTCAGCAACTTTTAGATCGATTTGTACCGACTCTTGAATTATATCTATCCCAAATCTGATGAATGTTCCCGCTTCATCCTGAGTTTCGTAACACCAGTAACCATCTTCGGGATTAGCAATTTTCGGTTCTGTCCAGAATAGTTCTAGTAAGGTTAAATGGTCAAGTTTTTCTCGTAACTGCATTTTCATTTTAATCTCCACCTCCATAAAATTCTGCACTCACGAATCTTCGCGTTCCATCTGACATTATTTCCCAAGAACGTTTGACTTTAGCAAATTTACTGGAGCTTCCCGTAAGCAAAGATTCACGTATTTCAATTTTAGCTTCTTTTACTATATTTAGATCGGAAACAAACTTTAGAGAGGAAAAGAGACATGGATTATACCACATCTCTAGAGAAAATTATACTCTCAGTTGATTACTCAACTTCCATAAAATTCTGCACTTACGAATCTTCGTGTTCCATCTGTCATTATTTCCCAGGAACTTTTGACTTTAGCAAATTTGCCGGATCTTCCTGCAAGCAAAGACTCACGGACTTCAATTTTAGCTTCTTTTACTATACCTGTTCTATCTCTAAAGGTTTTAGTAAATTCCTGAGTAATATTATTAGGAGTTTGCATAACTTGCTGAAGATGATCTATAATTATTTCTCTATCTTCGCTAGTATTCCAAAAACCTAATCGCTGGATTTGCTGAAAATTACTAGCAGCGCGAGGAGTATTATGAGCATCTGAGGCAATATTTTGATTAAATAAATAATCAATTTTTCTTTTATCCATTCTTGTTTCTTTCCTGTATTTTTATTAATTAATAAATTGTGAAAGCAGGAAAGAGTAAAAGAATTAAGGATAGAGAATTTGTCAGCTATCTTTTTATATTATCCAAGCTTAGTTACTATTCATTATAATAAGTTGCAACTAATTAATTTGTGCTAACAATAAATATCATAACAGATTTTTATCGAAAGAGCAAAGAAATTTTAGATTGATTATCGAAATAGAGAATAAGAGACGTTGCATGCAACGTCTCTACAAGGGAGGATGAATTAATCAATTCCCTCGATTCTATCTTCGACTTCTTGGTACAATTCGCGCAAACGATCTAAATTCCCTTCGCTGGTTTCCCAGTAACCGCGTCCGTTTACTTCTAATAATGTACCGACTAATTTGCGGAAGGAATTTGGGTTCAAATTCATCAACCGCTTGCACATTTCGGGGTCGTCGATAAAGGTGGTATTTACATCTTCATATACCCAATTATCTACTGCGCCTGCGGTTGCTGACCAGCCCATTGTATTTACCAGTCGCTTCGATAACTCCCGAACTCCTTCATAACCGTGGTTCAGCATTCCCTCGTACCATTTCGGGTTCAACAGTTTTGTCCGCGCATCTAAACGTACTGTTTCTTCTAAACTCCGTACTTGTGCGTTTGCTGTGGTAGTGTCGGCAATGTATGCACTCGGTTTCTTGCCATCTTTGCGTAAACTGGCGACAATTTTGGTGGGGTCGGAATCGAAATAGTGGGAAACGTCGGTTAAGCTAATCTCCGAGGAATCCAAATTTTGGAACGTCGCATCGGCTGTTTTTAAAGCAGCTTCAAAGACATCCCGCTTTTCATCCATCATTCCTGGATTATCGGAATTGAATGCAAATGATTTGCGCTTCAAATACATTTCTTGTAACTCCGATTCTTCCTCCCAAGTGCTATTTTCCACCGCGAGGTTGACATTAGAAGAATAGGAACCAGAAGCATTAGAAAAGACGCGAGTTGCTGCTTGACGCAGATTAATTCCCATCTCTTCAGCTTGTGCTAAAGCGTGTTTGCGAACAAAGTTCATTTCTGTTGGTTCGTTCGCTTCCGCAGCCATTTTCACCGCTTGGTCGAGCAAATTCATTTGGTTGATAAACAAATCGCGGAACACACCGGAACAATTCACGACTACATCAATGCGCGGACGACCTAATTCTTCGAGAGGTATCAACTCTAACTTATTCACTCGTCCCAACGCATCGGGTACAGGTTTTACCCCAACCATCCACATAATTTGCGCTAAGGATTCGCCGTAAGTCTTAATATTATCTGTACCCCACAAGACACAAGCGATCGTTTCTGGGTACTTGCCGCCATTCTCTGCCTTTTGTCGGTCTAATAAGCGGTCTACAACAATTTTCGCGGATTTGACCGCCGCTAACGTCGGAATCGATTGGGGGTCTAAGGCGTGGATATTTTTGCCTGTTGGTAAGACATTCGGATTGCGGATGGGGTCGCCTCCGGGTCCGGGAAGGACATATTCGCCTTCTAATGCTTGGAGTAAAGCCCCCAGTTCGTTATCTGCACAAACCTGCTGTAAACAAAACTCCAGATATTCAAACAAAGGTTTGAGGGTTTCTGGTTTAATTTGGGTGTAACCGAGGTCGTGTAACGCTTCAGTCCAAGGTTCTTTTTTACCCATTTTGAAGAAATTGAGTTTCGCAACTTTAGCGATGCGTCCATCTGCGTCTACTTGCGCTTGTACTAAACCAGCAACAGCCGCGCGAGTGGCTAAGGTAATCTCTTGCAAGAGTTGGACATCTTCCAGGATACCTTTGTCGCTGTTACGATAAATCTCCTCAATATCTCGTCCCAGACTTTCGGCGATAATCCGAGGTAGACTCAGCATACCTTCTTCTTCGCGATCCAGAGCAGCAATATTGACTAAAGTAGCGATCGCTTCTTCTGCTGTTGGTGGTTTCCCAATGACGTGCAAACCACAAGGCAATAACCGCGATTCGATCTCCATTAATTTACGATACACCGAACCGACGATATTATCTCGCTCTTCGGAACTCATATCTTTTGCGTCAACTTCTGGTAAATCGATATCCTTATCTAAATTCACCAGCCGACACTTATCCATAATCGTATTCACGATCGCTACACCGCGTCCTGTATCTTTAAGAGTTTGATAAGAACCAATCAACTCACTCAACTCTTGCAAACCCTTATACAAACCCGCATTTTCCGCCGGAGGAGTCAAATAAGAAATCGTTTCTGCATAACTCCGACGTTTAGCGATCGTCGCCTCACTAGGATTATTCGCCGCATAATAATACAAATTGGGGATCGTACCAATCAAATTATCTGGATAACATTCCCCTGACATCCCCATCTGTTTCCCGGGCATAAATTCTAGCGAACCGTGAGTCCCGAAATGCAGCACCGCGTCAGCTTGCCAAATTTCTGACAAATAAGTATAGTAAGCTGCAAACCCATGATGGGGCGAAGCCGAACGCGAGAACAACAACCGCATTGGGTCCCCTTCATAACCAAACGTCGGCTGCACCCCAATAAAGACATTCCCAAATTCTTTACCGTAAACCAGCAAATTCTGTCCGTCAGTATTCAAATGTCCCGGCGCTTCGCCCCAGTTCTCCTCCAAACGCTGATAATATGGTGTCAAGCGCTCGTATTCCATCACCGACATCCGATAAGCAATATTCAACTCTGGCGAACTATACTGAGCTTGAGCATCGTGAATTACCTGCTGCATCAACTCTCCAGGCGAATCCGGTAAATCCTGGACGTCATAACCATTATGTTTGAGCGATCGCATTACTTCGTAAATTGAGCCAAATACATCCAAATAAGCTGCCGTTCCCACGTTACCTTTATCCGGTGGGAAACTAAAGACGGTAATTGCTACTTTCTTATTCAGTTTCGGCTTCCGGCGCAAATTCGCCCATTTCAGCGCCCGTCGCGCTATAGCTTCGATCCGATCTTGGAGTGCGATCGCGCGTCCTGTTGCGCCATCTCTACCTGATAAAATAATTGGTTCGATCGCCCCATCCAACTCTGGAATCGCAATCTGTAACGCAACCTGAATGGGGTGCAGCCCCAAGTCAGAATCCTCCCATTCCTCCGTAGTTTGGAACACAAGGGGCAAAGCCACCATGTAAGGTTTATTTAAACGTTTTAACGATTCGATCGCCTTGGGATGGTCTTGTCGTGCGGGTCCACCCACCAACGCAAAACCAGTCAAAGAAATTACTACATCAATCAGAGGCGTTTTTTCCTTCCGTGTCGTGGTATCCCAGAAAAACTCATCCACAGGCTTAGAAAAATCTAATCCCCCAGCAAACACCGGAATCGTTCTCGCCCCCATCGACTCCAATTCTTGTACCATTGCGACATAATGAGCGTCATCTCTGGTAACTAAATGGGTTCGTTGTAAGACTAAACCTACACAGGGCGCAAGGGGGTCTTTTAAATCCTTCGGAATATCCGTGCGAGAATTAAACCAAGCGAAGTATTCTTCTACATTCTCAAACATCTTCGGTGCGAGAGGATGCCAAATACCCATATCGGGATATACTACGGGATCGGAATATTTAATATTTTCCCTAGCAACTGAACCGGGTTGTCCATCCTTAGACTTCAAAACATATTTATCCGCCAACATTAACAGGAAGTTTGCCAGGTTTTCGTCCGAACCTCCTAGCCAATATTGGAACGAGAGCATAAAATTACGAGCATCCTGTGCCTTATCAATCGGCATATATTTCAGGACTTTCGGCAATGTCCGCAACAGTTTGAGCATACCATCTTGGAAACTAGACCCAGATTGTTCTTTCCGCTTCCGCATAAATTGCGCGATCGCACTTTTACTCTGTCCTAATTGTGCCATCGAAAAGCTGCCCAATTTATTTAAGCGCATTACTTGGGGCATTGAGGGAAAGACGACGGCTGCGTCCAAGCGATCGCGATGGGGTTGTACTGCTTCTACTACTTTATCCGCTAAATCTTCAATAAAAATCAACGAAGCAATAAATATATTCGCCTCGGCAATATCTCGCTTAAAATCTTCGTAATTGTCCTTGTCGCGCAACTCTTCGATTAAGTAGCCACTGATTTCAAAAGCTACATTAGTATAATTCTCATTCAGCGATCGCACGGCGGCTGATAATGTGCTTTGATACTGAGGCTCTAGCACGACATAGACCACCTTGACAAGCGATCGTCCATTTAGGTTATCTGGTGCTATGTGGCGAATGGTGGACTTTACTGATGTGAACATTCAGTTATTCTCCTTCGTTGAAGCAATGGCTGGTAAAGATACAGACACGCTCTTTGTCGCGTC is drawn from Oscillatoria salina IIICB1 and contains these coding sequences:
- a CDS encoding magnesium chelatase subunit H, with the protein product MFTSVKSTIRHIAPDNLNGRSLVKVVYVVLEPQYQSTLSAAVRSLNENYTNVAFEISGYLIEELRDKDNYEDFKRDIAEANIFIASLIFIEDLADKVVEAVQPHRDRLDAAVVFPSMPQVMRLNKLGSFSMAQLGQSKSAIAQFMRKRKEQSGSSFQDGMLKLLRTLPKVLKYMPIDKAQDARNFMLSFQYWLGGSDENLANFLLMLADKYVLKSKDGQPGSVARENIKYSDPVVYPDMGIWHPLAPKMFENVEEYFAWFNSRTDIPKDLKDPLAPCVGLVLQRTHLVTRDDAHYVAMVQELESMGARTIPVFAGGLDFSKPVDEFFWDTTTRKEKTPLIDVVISLTGFALVGGPARQDHPKAIESLKRLNKPYMVALPLVFQTTEEWEDSDLGLHPIQVALQIAIPELDGAIEPIILSGRDGATGRAIALQDRIEAIARRALKWANLRRKPKLNKKVAITVFSFPPDKGNVGTAAYLDVFGSIYEVMRSLKHNGYDVQDLPDSPGELMQQVIHDAQAQYSSPELNIAYRMSVMEYERLTPYYQRLEENWGEAPGHLNTDGQNLLVYGKEFGNVFIGVQPTFGYEGDPMRLLFSRSASPHHGFAAYYTYLSEIWQADAVLHFGTHGSLEFMPGKQMGMSGECYPDNLIGTIPNLYYYAANNPSEATIAKRRSYAETISYLTPPAENAGLYKGLQELSELIGSYQTLKDTGRGVAIVNTIMDKCRLVNLDKDIDLPEVDAKDMSSEERDNIVGSVYRKLMEIESRLLPCGLHVIGKPPTAEEAIATLVNIAALDREEEGMLSLPRIIAESLGRDIEEIYRNSDKGILEDVQLLQEITLATRAAVAGLVQAQVDADGRIAKVAKLNFFKMGKKEPWTEALHDLGYTQIKPETLKPLFEYLEFCLQQVCADNELGALLQALEGEYVLPGPGGDPIRNPNVLPTGKNIHALDPQSIPTLAAVKSAKIVVDRLLDRQKAENGGKYPETIACVLWGTDNIKTYGESLAQIMWMVGVKPVPDALGRVNKLELIPLEELGRPRIDVVVNCSGVFRDLFINQMNLLDQAVKMAAEANEPTEMNFVRKHALAQAEEMGINLRQAATRVFSNASGSYSSNVNLAVENSTWEEESELQEMYLKRKSFAFNSDNPGMMDEKRDVFEAALKTADATFQNLDSSEISLTDVSHYFDSDPTKIVASLRKDGKKPSAYIADTTTANAQVRSLEETVRLDARTKLLNPKWYEGMLNHGYEGVRELSKRLVNTMGWSATAGAVDNWVYEDVNTTFIDDPEMCKRLMNLNPNSFRKLVGTLLEVNGRGYWETSEGNLDRLRELYQEVEDRIEGID
- a CDS encoding DUF6887 family protein; the encoded protein is MNNLKQMTTAQLKQYLSENRNNNSRFSEALSELMSRNSNPTVYPPDLPLEEIERVMQDKIKEVRQANQSE